CTGCAAGGGCCGCCGGCCTTTAAATATTATTTATACGATAAGCCGGTGGGCTTGCTGACCACCGTTCACGATCCGCAGGGACGCCCGACAATTTTTGATGCCTTGGCAGACCTGCGCCAGCAAGTGGTGCCTGTTGGCCGCTTGGACCGGGATACCTCCGGCCTTCTGATTCTCACCAATGATGGCGAGCTGACCTATCGCCTGACCCATCCGTCTCATTTGGTAGACAAACGGTATGAAGTAACGGTTCAAGGTGCCATCACTGATAAGGCCATGCGTGCCTTGGCCCAGGGTGTTTTGCTGGAGGACGGGAAAACCGCTCCGGCTCAGGTGACGCTTTTGCACCGCAGCAAAAATAAAAGCAAGTTGGCCTTGACCATTCACGAAGGCCGTAAACGTCAGGTGCGGCGGATGTGCAAGGCAGTCGGTTTTCCGGTTATAGCCCTGCGGCGGACCCACCTGGCAGGGCTTGGCTTAAATCATGTTTCCGAAGGGGAAGTACGGCCCTTAACCCGTCAGGAAGTGCGACAGCTCTACGAAGCTGTCGGTATGCAACCATCTCAACAGTCGAAAAGGAGAAGATAATGGCGCTTTTAACAGACGTAGCAACCCTATCCCTGTCTTGCTTCAACCAAGACGAAATTGAAGATATGCTTCAATGGCATGTCCTGCAAAACGGTAACTTTATTGATACAACCTACGGGACCTATACCCACCTGCATAACACGGCCCGTCATATGCACTTCTTCCATTACCTGGAAGATGACGGAAACGATGCAGGCAATGAAGAAAAAGATGTGCCCTGGCGTTTGGACCTGCACGTCGATACCGGCAAGAAGGGCAACATTCGTGCCACCCTGGATCCGCAGGTCGTCGAGGATATTTTCACCAGCGTGGACAACCGGTTTAATAACCTGGTCCCGATTTTGGCCAAGTTCGAGGAATCAGGAGCAAAAGAAGGCACAGCCCTTTTGGTCGATTTCGTCAATAAAAACATGCTCCCTGCCGATGCGAAAAGCTCTGAATTTGAAATGAACCTCAACGTCAGCGTTTTGGACATGGACTTTTTTGAGAGCCGTGCCGGTTGGATTGAAAAAGAGGGCTTGAGCCCGGACCAGGCCGATGAAACACCGGGTGTCTTTCCCCTGGGCATGGTGATCAATCAGATGATGCAGGATGACGAGGCTGAAGAAGTTGACGAACAGGCGATCGGCCTGATGCGGTATGCTGCTCAAGACCTGCGCATTAACCCCCTCGGCCTGATGAACATCAATGGGGTGGTGGAAAGCGTTGAGGACATCCACCTTGGGAACAATGTCTACAATTACATCCTTGGGATTAAGACAGATTTAGGCGTATTTTATGCAGTGGTGCCTGAACGGTTTGTGCAAGTAGAAGACGTCACTGCCGGCAATTATGTTGCCCTTATTGGTTTCTTCTCCGGCATCTACATCGGTGAACCGGAAAAACAGGGTAAAAAAGAAAATGTCGTCCCCTTTGCGCCGGTGCACTAAGCCCAGCGCGTCATAAGATGGACGACGCTTCAATAAAGAAACTCCCCGAAAGGCGGTCAGGACAACCGCCCTTCGGGGAGTTTTTAGCTTGTGGGTAAATAGTGGATCAGCCAGTCCAGGGCGTCGAGGTAGCCTTGGACGCCGCGTCCCTTGATGGTTTTGCAGCAGGCCTTGCGAATGTAGCTGGTATGCCGGAAGTCTTCCCGTTGGTCCGGATCGGTCAGGTGGACTTCCACCGTTGGAATGGCCACCGCCTTTAGGGCATCCAGCAAGGCGATGCTGGTATGGGTGTAGGCGGCCGGATTAAAAATAATGCCGTCAACCTGGCCGTAGGCGGCGCCGATGAGGTCCA
This portion of the Peptococcus niger genome encodes:
- a CDS encoding type II 3-dehydroquinate dehydratase; the protein is MKILVLNGPNLNLLGLREPALYGHTDYASLCARLQAAAEEAGVSLTIRQSNHEGELVDLIGAAYGQVDGIIFNPAAYTHTSIALLDALKAVAIPTVEVHLTDPDQREDFRHTSYIRKACCKTIKGRGVQGYLDALDWLIHYLPTS
- a CDS encoding pseudouridine synthase encodes the protein MGKIRLHKWMADCGVASRRRSEAMIAEGRVSVNGRPVSEQGVQIDPEKDRVTVDGKALQGPPAFKYYLYDKPVGLLTTVHDPQGRPTIFDALADLRQQVVPVGRLDRDTSGLLILTNDGELTYRLTHPSHLVDKRYEVTVQGAITDKAMRALAQGVLLEDGKTAPAQVTLLHRSKNKSKLALTIHEGRKRQVRRMCKAVGFPVIALRRTHLAGLGLNHVSEGEVRPLTRQEVRQLYEAVGMQPSQQSKRRR